Below is a genomic region from Miscanthus floridulus cultivar M001 chromosome 1, ASM1932011v1, whole genome shotgun sequence.
ttttttcctaaaattttctaaaatcattctctatcaatttattttgttggttttgtcaatatatacatatgaaaagtttgagcaatttaaattttgaattttaaaaaaatgcaacttcagacaagattttggtaccccaaatgatatcagctgaaaaagtgataaataccaaagttgaataacttatcaagatctacaacttttgtattggtcatttcttcatatgaaaaagtggtaatgatattgttcacaaatgtgacacatctctcgtaaggttttataaactatatgagacatgtgtaagattagtaaacaatgtgtgctaagaatttgtcaaatgaagaaatgaccaaaataaaagttgcagatattcatgagttgaacaacttttgtattcatcactttttatgttgaaatcaatttgggtctcaaattttggttcgaacttgtcgtttttcaaaatttcaaatttgaaatgttcaaattttgtcaaatgacaagatgactaaaataaaagttgtagatattaatgagttgaacaactttggtattcatcactttttatgttgaaatcattttgggtctcaaattttggttcgaacttgtcgttttttaaaatttcaaatttgaaaggttcaaattttgtcaaatgacaagatgatcaaaataaacgttgtagatattaatgagttgaacaactttggtattcatcacttttacatctgaaatcatttagggtttgaacatttggtttgaacttgtcaaatttcacatttcaaattttaaaatgtgaaaacattgtcacatccaagtttgatcaaacttaaatgctgaagcatgattttagaactttttaggaaaaaaaatcatcacatttggagttagtatgagggagaacaactagttacaaagtttacccacagattaaaaagagaaatcacactgttctagatgatccttacatgatcatagtgaacagtgtgttttctttttttaatctgtgggtcaactttgtaactagtttttcttcctcatactaactccaaatttgatgatttttttcctaaaattttctaaaatcattctctatcaatttattttgttggttttgtcaatatatacatatgaaaagtttgagcaatttaaattttgaatttcaaaaaaatgcaacttcagacaagattttggttccccGGATGATTTCAGCAGAATTCTGGTAGAAGCGGCTCCTGGCTGCACTGTTCGCCACCTCCGGCTTTTCCTCCCATCCTCTCTCGCTTCTCCTGTTTCTCGTCAGAGTCCATCAAACCAAATATATACCCACCTTCAGCTTCTGCTTCTCTTCCCCTCCCGTCTCTCCTCTTTGTTCCCTCTCGATATTCTCCTTATCTCTCCCGACGCGACCGGGATGGGATGACGGCGCGAGCTGATCTGGCCGGTCGCCGGCACTTGGGCGTGGCGGcgctcgccctcctcctcctccacgctcCTCCCCCCTCGCGCCGTAGGGGCACGGTGACGGCGACCCCCGCCGGGTGCTGCGCCGGTGCAGAGGGTGGCTGCCCCCCGCTGCGGGGGGGCCCAGCGGTTGCCGTATCCGGCCACGACGCGCCCGAGCAGCCCCTACCGGTGGTCGCCGGCGCGGATGCCCCCGATGCGGCATCGTCCCGCCGGCCGTCTTCTCCTATGctccatgaaaccctaggtgcgtacctcttcctctcgctctctctctccctctccctctccttctccctgcCGGCTCCCCTATCCCAGAGCGCGTGGAGGTTCCTTGCGGTGCCGGGGCTTCCTGCTCTGGCTGCACCAGGGGATCGATCCTGTGGTGCATTGATTAGTTCCAGGTTCGTAGTATCTGCTTAGatgtatgttgctgctgctgattTCAATCCTATTGACATTAGCCCTATCTATTGCAGCAATGGTGTGTGAAGATTGCCATCATGGTGCTTCCTGTGCTCGTCAAGGTACAGCTCACAACATTTCTTACGATTTCCTCTCCATCTCTCCTAATTGTGCTCATGTGGAGTATTCAGATTGACTACTAAAATGTCCTTCGGTTTCGCAATACCACATCAGGTGTTTTGGTTAAGCAAGGCAATCAAATAATTTTTGTTCTCTCTTTGTGAATATACCAACTTCCTTCCCTGCTAAATCATTATTGTCTTTGTAAGCTCTGTTCATGCCTACTGTCATTCTCTTTTTTAGATTACTTTTACTGCAGGGTTTATAATGATGACCACTTAGCATATGTGCAACTGTGTAGACTGTGACAGAAGTACAGCCACGGTGGTGCAGCGCGTGCAGACGCTGGACATGGCACTGCAGTCGCCGCATGGAATCCTCTTGGACTCCTCTCTGCTGTTGAAGAGGGGTTCGCTTGACTAAGTGGGCTCCAGTTCATCTAATTGCTATTGAATGTATGCATCTGTGCATCGATTTTGTGCTCATGAATGTGATCTAGCACCTGTCCTATCGCTGcagcaaaaacgacgtttgatcGGCATGACTACACATTTTGCTGCTACCTATTTATTTAGTGCTTTTTCCCCTACTACAACGATTTACGGTCTGTCTGCCCCTCAAAATTAACCTAGCTGAAATCATTAAAATAGCACTAAAACTTCTACAAAATTCAGGTGCCTCCTGTTTCGTTTGACATATATCTGCCTCTCTTATTACCCATATCTCAGtctatatatatatccaccatatttccTGCATGTCCAGACTGCATGTTCAAAAAACAACAGTGCCATCGTTTGTTTGAACAGTACACACCAAATATGAAATTATTTTGGGAGGATAAATATGTATTAGCGCCATTGCTTGTCTCAAATTATCCTTATCTGCATACGCAGTCTTACTAGATAGTCATTTTAACAGGATACAAATGATTAATACTGAACAAAATTGTAGAATGCCTATTTGAAATTCTTTGCGGTgtctatttcaaatttgaactaatATTTCTTACTGGTGAATAGGTGCTTCATGATGCCCTTGGGCCACCTggggacatcatcatcattaaaCTTGGACATATCATTCCTGTGGATGCTCGGATCCTTCATGGTGATCCATTGAAGATCGATCATGTCCTTTATATCTTTGACGTTTAATCAACACACTTTATTTAACCTTATTGGGTCTCTTGATCTCACATGTTTTTGTCTCGTCTTATTGTAGCCTGCGCTAACAGGAGAATCATTGCCAGCCACCAAAGGTCCTGGTGATGGTGTCTCCTCTGGTTCGGCTATCAAGTAGGGTGAGATAAAGGCTCTTGTGATAGCAACTGCAGTCCACACTTACCTCAACAGTCTTGTGAGCACGAAAACACATTTGTAGTATACACATCTTCAGTCTATGCACTTTATTGCTCAGCACATTTTCTCCTTGCTCAGAATTTTCCTTGTTCACCACTCCACAATGCTTTTGTATAAGTGCTAGAAGCCCTACTGGAGACTCCAATCAGCTTACTATTAACCTTGTATAATATGTGTGTTGAACAACCTGCAATGCTTTTGTATAGCTACTCCACTCTGCCATCTAGCAAACAGAATTCTTGTTTATTTGTAGACTAAGAGACACGTGCAAGTGCTGCAGAAATAACTCCATGTATAATACCTGTATAATTATCCTCCAGTGGACTCCTATATTATTTCGCATTATGCAATGGCATGCAAATTCTATTACCTCAAATTCGTGCCTGCATGTGCGCGCGATGGCGCGCCCCCCTACACTAGTAGAAGCACAAACTCAATCTAAATGGAAGCAGTTGGGCGAACTCACCATGTCCACAGGCAAGGTTGGCTCTTAAACCTTAGGAAAGTTTGTATCTGACATTTAAATAACTACATTGCTAAGAAACAAGTTTTTGTCTGGTTGGCTCATTAGACCTCAAGCATTGTCTGGTTGGCAACTATTGCTGGTGTAGATAAATTTTAGTAATCCAATATCAAATGATAGGGTTTTATCACATTGGCTGTGCCTAGATGGTAGGAACCAGGTGGTTTCTGCTTGAAATGTCCAGGTAGATCACATTTTAAGTTCATATGACACTAGTGCTGTCAAATACAAACTAGAACTGTAGTCCTGCATCTCGAGATGTATAAATATCCATCATTCATGTATTTAGTATTTTAAGGCTCTGTATTTAGTAACAGCGAGCACCTAATGCCTGGAAAATGTTATGATTGATCTTAGTCCTAACTGTGGAAATGCGCGTGTAGTATGTGTTATGGAGCATGCTATCTTATCCTACATATTGTCGTCTCTGTTTAAGAATATGAACCTTGTTTCTCATTCCCTAAAGATAGTTGACTATCAATTTGGGCATGAGTTACTTTCTCATTCTTTTTGATTCATTATTGTCTGTTCACAGTACAAAAAAATTTGTAACTCCCGATCTAAAGCTATATCTTCTACCTTCAGTGGAGGAAAACTAAACTTCAAGCATAGTTTAGGGAGGCAAAATGAATTTTTTCTTAGTATATTTTATCCCAGTGACAGCCGGCCTGCCTCTCTTTTGGTACCATAAtaaatcttctcttgatttgagCGTTCTCATGTCTACCGGGCTACTGGCCCAACATGTGAGCTGAAGCTCTTTGGGCTGATTGCATAGTAAAACTTTGGCTGGTTTGGCAACAATCCAGATCATTGATTCTATGTGCCTGGTGGTAGGAACGGAAAGCTATGTTATTGTTAGGGGTGCAAATGCATCCTTAAAAAGTACAAAAACAGTATGTTTTTAATTAAAATCCCCTGTAAAACATGTTATGTACCTACAAGGCAAGTGTATTCTCTTCTAATTTGATCTAACTTTGCCGCTGCCTGGTGACCAGAATATGTTGCCGGCAAGCAGCAGCCAAACAGGCTTTTAAAATTCTCTTGACATTGGGATATCATATAGGGGCGTCCTAGGTACTGACCCCGGGTGACCGGTAGCCTTGCGCCGACCCCCCCTCCCGCTCTCCCACCCTGATGAAAATAATTATGGCAGCAGATGGCCCACCTAGGAGATGTGAAAGGCCTATCATCAT
It encodes:
- the LOC136507203 gene encoding uncharacterized protein isoform X1, producing the protein MTARADLAGRRHLGVAALALLLLHAPPPSRRRGTVTATPAGCCAGAEGGCPPLRGGPAVAVSGHDAPEQPLPVVAGADAPDAASSRRPSSPMLHETLAMVCEDCHHGASCARQDCDRSTATVVQRVQTLDMALQSPHGILLDSSLLLKRGSLD
- the LOC136507203 gene encoding uncharacterized protein isoform X2, with the translated sequence MTARADLAGRRHLGVAALALLLLHAPPPSRRRGTVTATPAGCCAGAEGGCPPLRGGPAVAVSGHDAPEQPLPVVAGADAPDAASSRRPSSPMLHETLAMVCEDCHHGASCARQGAS